The following is a genomic window from Pirellulales bacterium.
GCAAAATCCGACGCGGCAAAATCCGACGCGGCAGCGCCCACCGGACCGCTGCTCGGAAAAACCGTTGTCGAGCATGTCAAGATCGGCGTCGTAATCACGGCCGACACCGGTCCGTGCCGTGGGATTGTCGCCACCGCTCCAGTGCCCATGAATTGGCCTGAGCAGCAGGTGAAGGTTGAAAAGGAGGAATCGACGCCGAATGTGCAGAAAATTCAATATCGGGTGCTCGCTGGCACGGTGCGGCAGATGATCGTGTTGGTGCCGAAGTTGAAATCCGGCGAAGAGGCCAAGGCGAGCGTCACCTTCGAAATCACCCGCCGCACGCTGCTGCCGCCGACCGACACGTCGGCCTATAAGTTGCTCCCGCATCCGGAAAAGAAATCCGAGTTGGCCCACTATCTATTGCCCAGCCCATTTATCGAAAGCCGCAACGAAAAAATTGTCGCGCTGGCGAAGGAAGTTACCGCGGGCAAGGCAGATTGGGCGAAGGTCGAAGCCATCTACGACGCCGGCCAGAAACGGCTGACCTACCGCGAAGGAGGCCCCATCAAAGGTGCTCTCGAAGCCTTGGACGAAGGCACCGGCCACTGCGAAGAGTTCTCATCGCTGTTCATTGCCATGTGCCGCGCCGTCGACATCCCGGCCCGAACTGTGTGGGTGCCCGGCCACTGCTATAGCGAGTTCTATATGGTCGACGCCGAGGGGCATGGATATTGGTTTCCTTGTCAATCGGCCGGCGATCGCAGCTTTGGCGGCATTCCCGAAACGCGGTATATCTTGCAAAAGGGAGACAACTTCTGCGATCCCGACCGTCCGGGGCGGCAACTCCGCTATGTCGCCGAATTCATGAAAGGCGTCGGCGGCGGCCAACCGAAATGCCAGTTTCTCCGCGAGAATGTGAAGGAGTAGAGATCGTCGGGAGAGAGACGCCAACGGTAGATTCAATTCGGATGCCCGCTGTTCTCGGTGTACAACGTGCCACTAACATACGAATTCTTTGTAGGGAGCGACGAAAGCGTCCTTGTTGGTGCAGGCAGACTCCGTGTGCCGTCGACGCACCGCGGAGCATTGCGCACGGAGCGGCGCGGACGGCACCCGGATTGTGCCTGCTACTTTGGTTGCGGCTCCGCCGCGCTGTGACTCTGTGGTTCGCCCTTCGTGGGCCTGCCTTCCAAATCAACGGCGAGAAGTGCCAAGCGACAAAACCTCATCTGCGTGAGACAGCTACACTAGCGGGTCACGCCGAGGGAGAAGCTGAAGATCTGGCCCTGGTCACCAGGGAGCATGTGCAACGGGAAGGCGAGATCGAGCGCGATCGGGGCGGCGCCCAACGCCGGAATCTGCAGCCGCAAGCCGACACCGGGTGCCACGCGGATATCTTTGGCATCGAAATGGTCGGCGCTCGATTCAACCGTGCCGAAGTCGACGAATGCCACGCCACGCACCACGTCATCGGCCGTGATCGGCATGTTGTACTCGACCGTGTTGAGCCACTCGAAATCGCCACCGACCGCGACGCCTTCATCCAACGGCGACACGCCGCGGAAGGCGAAGCCGCGGAGGGTTGAGAAACCGCCCGCATAAAATGTGTCGAATACCGGCGTTTCGTGCCCGGCGAATCCAACAGTGCTGCCGAAGCCGAGCACTTGCTTTCCCGAGCCGTCGGGCCGTTCGCCGAGCGTGAAGTATTGGCGCAAATCGATCTTCTGAATCGCGTAGTCGAAGCGGCCGAAATAGTATTGCAAATTATATCGAATCAAGTGTCCCGAGCCTGGCAGGAAGGGGCTGTCGCGGGTGTCGTGCTGGAAGCCGACACTGGGGCCATTCTCAAAGCTCCAACCCTCCGCGTTGACCACCTCCGGCGGCGTCGGCAACGTTTCGCCCGAAATCTTTACACGCTCGATCGTGTAGCCCAGGTTGCCGAGCAAGTCGGGAGTGAAATAGTAGCCGAGCGACGTGCTGTAGCTCACGCGCGTGTCAGTCCAGTTGTCGTAATAGCGCTCGAAGTAAGCGATGCTATTGGAGTAGCTGATCGGAGTGTCGAACAGATAGGGGTTGCGCAAGCTGATGACGTAGTTTTGCACTTCGACGCCCGGCGCCAATTCGATGCGCAACTGATCGCCGCCGCCGCGGAACGCCGTTCCATTGCGGAAATCTTCCCAACCCGACGGATAACGGAACGGATCGAAATTCTGCTCGTCGATAACGATGCTGCCGACCAAGCCCGCGTCGGAGTTCACGCCGACGCCAATTGAAAGTTTGCCGGTTTGCGTTTCGACGGCTTGCGGATCGATTTCCAGAAGCGGAAGGCCGGTGGTGGGATCGGTGGTATATCGCGTAGGGCTGGCGCCGGGCGCCGGAGCGGCGCCGGGAATTTGATAATAATTCACCGTTCCGCCGCTCATCGAAGTTCCGGGCAATGGAACGGGGGTGGGAGGATATTGCGGATACGCGCCTGGGCCGGCGTAGTTCGCGGGCGGCTGTTGGTTGTAAATGAGCGGCGCTTGTGGGACCGGCTGCTGGGCGTAAGCCGGCTGCGCTGCGTAACCGGGGGGCGGAGCATAGCCCGCGGACGGGGCGTAGCCGGGGCCTATCGGGTAAGCGCCGCTGCCAGGATTATAGGGGGCCTGCGCTTGGGCGGCTGACGCTGCTCCATAGCCCTGGGGAGCGGAATTGTAGGTCCCGGGATTTGCGGAATCCGGGCCCGTCGCGCCAGGGTTGTAGCCCCCGTAGGCAGGCGATTGGCCGCGGATAATCGGTCCCTGGGATTCGTCGTCGGCTTCGGATTCTTCGCCCCCACCAACGCCGATCGTCGTCGCTTCCTGGCCACAAATGACCAGTCCTTCCGGAGCACCGTTGGAATTGGTTCGCTGCTGTGGAAGCAAACGCGGCACGGAGAACGAAGACTGACCGGTGTGTTCCGGAGCCGGCTCGTCGGGGCACGGATCGATCCACTCGACGCCGTGGACCGGCGTCGCGGGTTGTTGTGCTTGCCGCGGTTGTGCTTGCTGGGGTTGGTACTGCTGGGGTTGTGCTTGTCGCGGTTGCGCCGGCGCTTTTTGCGACGGCGGCTGAGCCGGCTCGAATTCGAAATTCACGTCGAGCGTCTGGATCGGCGCCGGATCGCTATCGGGAGCTTGGCCGCGATAGTTCGATCCCGCAGATCCGGTCGAACCGGATCCCGACGAACCGCTCGAAGAATCCGAACCGGAGCCATTTGGGCTGCCGAACGACGGACCAAACGGCTGCGACGAACTGCCCGGCCCCGAACTATCCGACGAACTCGATCCGCCCATCCAGCCCGGACGGCGGTTCGGGCGCTCGGCCAATTGCTTGTTGGGATCGTCCATGCCGGGCGGCGGGCTGAACACGATCTTCGGCGCCTTGTTCGGA
Proteins encoded in this region:
- a CDS encoding BamA/TamA family outer membrane protein, translated to MACSRRNISLGRRTLWAGMMACWVTAGCASQETVRGQAPTGAAPYGPTPYAPAQQAGPASGASPYPATAGAPPGYGPSGYGPPGYGAPSYVAPSYAAPGYPPPSGVMPAYTAVPTQPETIRAPSSIADGSAAPGQTVVLQVVIEGVHGSQEKKIPKLKTRSGEPYDPQAVEDDVKAILKTRKFVDVSPRVQPANNGVVVIFQVVERPVIHYIKIIGCEHALRSSLLDKTDLKVKDGLDPYAIKEARDKLESYYHDHGYDRVRVFVAEGLNAGDQGVVFLIDEGRKQKIWLVNFVGNTFETGARLATQIDSGPPYVYTKYFWGGFKGYADRKKIDEDIEKLTSYYRSFGYFQAKIGREWSFDEDENWMYLTFVINEGPRYKVRNISFLGNRTFDTARLSKDMKLHGNDFFNQGAMNKDLGKIRDFYGSFGFVFADIQADPRLLEESNQLDLVFNVKEGSRYRVGKINISITGESPHTSYVTILDRLSLHPGDIIDTTLLRKDERRLKGSGLYASDPNKAPKIVFSPPPGMDDPNKQLAERPNRRPGWMGGSSSSDSSGPGSSSQPFGPSFGSPNGSGSDSSSGSSGSGSTGSAGSNYRGQAPDSDPAPIQTLDVNFEFEPAQPPSQKAPAQPRQAQPQQYQPQQAQPRQAQQPATPVHGVEWIDPCPDEPAPEHTGQSSFSVPRLLPQQRTNSNGAPEGLVICGQEATTIGVGGGEESEADDESQGPIIRGQSPAYGGYNPGATGPDSANPGTYNSAPQGYGAASAAQAQAPYNPGSGAYPIGPGYAPSAGYAPPPGYAAQPAYAQQPVPQAPLIYNQQPPANYAGPGAYPQYPPTPVPLPGTSMSGGTVNYYQIPGAAPAPGASPTRYTTDPTTGLPLLEIDPQAVETQTGKLSIGVGVNSDAGLVGSIVIDEQNFDPFRYPSGWEDFRNGTAFRGGGDQLRIELAPGVEVQNYVISLRNPYLFDTPISYSNSIAYFERYYDNWTDTRVSYSTSLGYYFTPDLLGNLGYTIERVKISGETLPTPPEVVNAEGWSFENGPSVGFQHDTRDSPFLPGSGHLIRYNLQYYFGRFDYAIQKIDLRQYFTLGERPDGSGKQVLGFGSTVGFAGHETPVFDTFYAGGFSTLRGFAFRGVSPLDEGVAVGGDFEWLNTVEYNMPITADDVVRGVAFVDFGTVESSADHFDAKDIRVAPGVGLRLQIPALGAAPIALDLAFPLHMLPGDQGQIFSFSLGVTR
- a CDS encoding transglutaminase-like domain-containing protein — protein: AKSDAAKSDAAAPTGPLLGKTVVEHVKIGVVITADTGPCRGIVATAPVPMNWPEQQVKVEKEESTPNVQKIQYRVLAGTVRQMIVLVPKLKSGEEAKASVTFEITRRTLLPPTDTSAYKLLPHPEKKSELAHYLLPSPFIESRNEKIVALAKEVTAGKADWAKVEAIYDAGQKRLTYREGGPIKGALEALDEGTGHCEEFSSLFIAMCRAVDIPARTVWVPGHCYSEFYMVDAEGHGYWFPCQSAGDRSFGGIPETRYILQKGDNFCDPDRPGRQLRYVAEFMKGVGGGQPKCQFLRENVKE